TTGATCAAGGCGGGGTTCGAGCCCTGGATCTCGCCGGCAACCTTGGTTCCCTTGCGGTCCTTGCCTTCCCATTTGAATGGTATAACCTTCTCTACTTTGGCCTTCGTTGCGGGGGTGGGCCCTTTCTTCATCGCTGCTTGTTGCGCCATGACTTAATCCTTGGTCACTCGATTGACTTCCGCCAGGCTGGTGACGCCTTGTTCCGCTTTTATTAATGCGGAATGGCGCAAGGTTCGGAAACCATCCTGCTGAGCTACTTCTGAAATCTGTATGGAATTGCCGTCTTCCATGATGATGCGTTGCATGGCCGGGGTGATTCGCACCACCTCGTAAATACCAACACGCCCTTTATAACCGTCTTTGCAATTTTCGCAACCCACAGGTTCGTAAATTGTCAACCCTGCAGCAATTTGGCTCGCAGTGAATCCTTCTTCCGTCAATACCTCGCGAGGAAGATCAACGGGCTTTTTGCAGGTCTTGCATAAGCGACGAGCGAGGCGCTGGGCAATGATCAGATTGACCGACGTGGCAATGTTGAACGACGGTACGCCCATATTGCGCAGACGCGTCAGCGTTTCCGCCGCGCTGTTGGTATGCAGCGTAGACATCACCATGTGGCCGGTTTGAGCAGCCTTAATCGCGATTTCTGCCGTTTCCAGGTCGCGAATCTCGCCGACCATGATCACGTCCGGATCCTGACGGAGGAAGGCGCGCAGGGCCTGGGCAAAGTCCATGCCTTGCTTCGGGTTGACGTTTACCTGGTTGATGCCTTCGAGGTTAATTTCAACCGGGTCTTCGGCGGTGGAAATATTGCGCTCCATGGTGTTCAGGATGTTCAAGCCAGTATAGAGAGACACGGTCTTGCCTGAGCCGGTGGGGCCGGTGACCAGAATCATGCCTTGCGGTCTGGCGAGGGCAGAGAGATACATTTGCTTCTGGTCGTCCTCGTAGCCCAGCGCGTCGATACCCAGTTTCGCGCTCTCGGAATCCAGAATACGCAAAACGACCTTTTCGCCCCAGAGGGTCGGAAGGGTGTTTACCCGGAAGTCGATCGCCTTGGTTTTGGATATCTTGAGCTTGATGCGACCATCTTGCGGCTTACGGCGCTCAGCCATGTCCATTGACGACATGACTTTGAGGCGAGCAGCGATTTTAACGCCTAGCTGTGCTGGTGGTTTCGCTACTTCATGAAGAATGCCATCGGTCCGGAAGCGAACGCGATAAATTTTTTCGTACGGTTCAAAGTGAAGGTCCGACGAGCCTATCTTTACCGCATCGAGCAGCATCTTGTTGACGAATCGCACGATCGGCGCGTCGTCTGTGTCCGTTGCGGTTGCTTCTTTTTTATCGTCTTCGCCGCTTTCGATCTCAAGATCTTCAAGATCAGCATCGCCCATCTCACCTAGACCACCGGAAGGGCTGTCTAGGAATTTTTCAATTGCCGCGTGGAGTTTGTCGTCTTCCACTATCACAGCATCGGTCATCAGGCCGGTGCTGAATTGAATGTCGCTCAACGCTTGCTGATTGGTTGGGTCGGAAATCGCGAGGTATAGGCGCGAACCGCGTTTATAAAGAGGTAGGACGCCATGTTGGCGGATGAGCTTTTCGCTAACGAGATCTTTTGGTTGGTGATCTTTATCGATGACCGATAAATCCAGATAGGGGTAGCCGAATTCTTCGGCGCAGACCATCGCAAGATCACGAGCCTCTGCTAGCTTCTTTTGAACCAGATAAGTAATGAGCGGAATCTTGTCGAGATTCGCCTGAGTGGTTGCCTTCCCTGCAGTTTGAGAGTCAAGCAGTTGGTCTTGAACAATGCGTCGAGCTAAGCCTGAAAGCACGGAAGAGTTCACTACCAACTCCTTTGATTCTTGCTGGGGTGTTTTTATAGCTTTCACCGAAGCGATGGGCTCATACCAGTATACGTCGTACAATGCGAAACCAAGTGCATGGCACTAACCACTGGCTACGGTATTGTCCCATCATCGATAGTCATCGTGGAGCGAAGGCTAGCGCCCCGCGGGAAGCAGGGCGCTAGAAATCCAGTTCACAATGGATCTTGTCGAAGTATCGTTTTATACGGCTGGATCGGCATGGCTGCAAGTCGAGCTTTCGTCACATGTCACCGTCCCGTTACCCGGGGTCGCCGGGGTGACCGTGAAGTCCACGGAGTTCGCCGGGTTAGGAGTGCCGCACGCTTGCGCGCCGAACACCGGGGCGGTTCCAACTGAGCCGCCAGATTCGAAGACCAATCGTGCTCCGGAATATGCTTTTGCTTCCGCCAAGCAAGCGCTGTTGGCGCCACGGCGTGTGTAATCTTGATAAGCCGGCAGAGCGATCGCGGCCAGGATGCCGATGATCGCCACTACGATCATCAGTTCGATAAGAGTAAAGCCTTTCTGCATTTGCTTTTTCATTGTTCAAGCTCCTTGAGGTGATTAGGCTGTTGGCCTGACAGATTTTAAGCAAACAGCGTGCCAGATGTCACCGTGCAAGGATTCCGCCGCCTCACGGGCGGGTGGTCCCAAGTTTGCTGCGAGGAGAAGACGATTCTGGGCATGTGCTGACAAAATTGGTCACTTCGCACGGTTACAAACCCCGGCGGCGCTGGAGGAACGCTTGGCATCGACCTTGCTTGTAGCTCGCAACCTCTTAACGGATACGAAGCTATGAGACTCAAGGAAGTTTCCGGATTTACGCTCATCGAGCTGATGATCGTAGTTGCGATCGTTGGCATTCTGGCCGCCATTGCTCTGCCTGCGTATCAAGATTATGCTGATCGCAGCAATGTAAGTGCCTGCCTCGGAGAGGCGTCTGCCCACGTGAAGGCGCGGGCAGCATCGCTACAATCCAATACCGCATTGAGTGACTATGCCTCGGCAGCGTGTGCCGCCGCTCCTGCGCCCACAAATCCTAATCCTACGGCGATTGCCGGACTGACGGGAACGGTCACATTTACCGCCAAGGACTCCGCTGCTACCACGATTATCTGCGACTGGGCGACTACTTCTTGCACCATTCCCTGACTCGCAATAACCAGAATCCGTGGGCCACGGTCCGACGACTAGCCCGTCGAGGTATAGTGGAGTCTGCTAGCCTCTTGTGACAACTCACGAGGAGTCACCGCGATGCGACACTACCTTCTTGTTATTCCGCTTTTATTCGCGACCCCGGTTTTCGCCATGCACTGCCCCAACGACATGGCCAAAATCGACCAGATACTCGCCAACGACCCACCGCCAGACGATGAAACCCTGCGCCGCGTAACCGAATTGCGCACGGAAGGGCAGGAAGCGCATGAGGCGGGCGATCATCAGGAAGCGGTGGACAAGCTGGGTGAGGCGCTTGAGATTCTCAAGGCTGAAACCGGGCGGGACGCTAAGGCAGAAGAATAACTGACGCTTTTCGTCTCAACTGATCTTTCCTGTCATAGGTGAGGTTCGGGAGGGCAGGGCTCGTTTGTCTTCGATCCGCAGTTGCTCGGCGAACACCCGGGCGGCCGGAGAAAGGCTGTGCCCGGCTCGGCTCACCAGTCCGTAGGATGAGTGTTCGACGATCGGCGATGCCAGCGTCAGTACGGTAAGTGATCCTGCGCCCACATCGTCGGCGACGGCGTCCCATGGCGCGACCCCAAGCACATCCGTAGTTCGGGCCATCGCGCGCAAGGCTACGAAGTTGTCACAGTAGATGCTGATCGGCTGCGCACGGCTCTGAACGCGTGCGAGTTGTTGTTCCACCGATTTGGGCAGGCTGGCTGCAGCCAACGGATAGGCCGTGAGCGCTTCGTCCGGCACCGCGGCGAGGGACGCAAGCGGATGGTCGGGCCGGCAGAAAATCACGCCTCGGTGTGGCGTAAGTGGCTCGACGTCCAGCAACGGGTCGCCGAGCAGTACACGTGTGTCGGCTATGAACAGTTCAAGATCATCATCCAATAACCGCCGCTGCAGTCCAGCTGGGCCGTCGATCGTCAGCCTGATCTGGACGCCCGGGTATGCCATTGCCATCTGGCCCATTGCCGCTGGAACCAGGCGCGCGGCCGGGTATGGCCCCGCTCCCAGACGCAGCTCTCCGGCTTCCAGATTGCGCAATTGAGCCACCGCGTTGGTCAGAGCGCGGCTGCCTGAGAGCAGACGCCGGGCGTGTTCCAGAACCAGCTCACCATGTGCGGTGAGGCTGATGCCGCGGCTGTGCCGGTCGAGTAGTTTGCAGCCGAGCTGCGATTCCAGCGTCTGAATACTCCGGCTGAGTGCGGGCTGGCTCAGGTGGATCGCTTCCGCAGCGCGTGCGAAGTGACCGTGCTCAACCACCGCAACGAAATGCCGCAGCTGCTGGAGATTCATATGCGCTCCCTGCATCGAGTGTCGGATAAATTTGCAATGGAATTATTGACAGGTATTTCCTAGGCTGCAACGACCAATCGATTACCGTGGGGTGCGTGATGAAACGCCGTGATGTGCTCAAGTGGGCTGGCGCGTTGTCGATCGGAGGGCTGGCCTCGCCCGTGCGAGCCGAGCATGTCGGTGCCGCCGCCGATCTGGGCGCCACGCAGGAGCAGCCGGTGGTGGCGCAGTCCCGGGGCGATCGCAAGCTGAACATCCTGCTCATCGTGACCGATCAGGAGCGCGCCTACGCGGACCTGCCGCCGCAACTGGACCTGCCCGGGCACGAAGCGCTACTAGCGAGCGGCGTGTCGCTGGGCAACTTCCACGTTAATACGACGCCGTGTTCACCGTCTCGCTCCACCATGTTCACCGGGCAGCACACGCAGCACACCCGCGTGACCGCCAACCTTGGACTGCCGCCGTTTCGCGAGCTCTCATCCGACCTGCCGACCATCGGCCACATGTTGCGGGGCCAGGGCTATTACACAGCCTATAAAGGCAAGTGGCATCTGTCGCATATTGCCGAGACCGGCAACCTCACCTACGGGGTGGTCAACCCGACCATCGATGCGCTGGAGCCGTTCGGCTTCAGTGAGTACAACCTGCATGGCGATCCCCATGGCTCGCACCTCACCGGTTTCGTGTTCGACAAACTGACCGCGAGCGATACCGCCGCCTGGCTGCACAAGCACGCCGGCGACACCGATCCATGGTTCCTGGCGGTCAACTTCGTCAATCCCCACGACATCATGTTCTACAGCTCAGGTATCCAGCAGGAACGGTCGCGCCTGCGCCAGAACTACCTGGGCCCGATTTCTCCGGGGCCAACCAACGGGCTGTATGCCAAGCAGTGGGATCTGCCGCTGCCTGCCAGCTTCTATAAGGATGATCTGTCGACCAAACCCTGGGCACAGCGCGCCGATGTCAGATTGTGCAACGGCATTTACGGTCAGATTCAGCCGGATGACGAGGTGTGCTGGAAGGGGCTGCAAAGCTACTACTTCAATTGCATACGGGATGTCGACCAGTCGATCGCCCAGGTGCTGGACGCGCTCAAGGCCAGCGGTAGAGATCAGGACACCATCGTCATCCTCACCTCGGACCATGGGGAAATGGGGGGCGCGCACAAGCTGCGGCAGAAGGGGCCGCACATGTACAAGGAAAACACCCGGGTCAACTTCATCGTCCGTCATCCGGATATTCAGCGGCCGTTCATCTCGGATGCGCTCGGTTCCAGTGTCGACCTGGCGCCGACGCTGCTGGAGTTCGCCGGCATGGACCCACGCACGCGAGCCGAGCGTTACCCCGCGCTGGCGGGTGTCAGCCTGGCGGACAGCCTGGGCGGGGCCGAGCGGCGGTCGGTCCGTGATCGCCGAGGGCACCTGTTCAACTACGGCGTCACCATGTACATCGATCCGGATTTCACCGAGGGCTTCATGGCCCACGCGGATGCCGTGTCGCCCATGGCGATCCTGCGCGAGTCGATTCGGCAGGGTAAATTCGGCCCCTCACTGGACAACCGGGCGCTGTTTCGCGGGGTGCACGACGGTCGCTACAAGTTCGCACGCTACTTCGCCCCCTCGGACCACCACATTCCGCGAACCTTCTCCATGCTGACCGAGCGAAATGATCTGGAGCTCTACGATACGCTTGAGGACCCGCACGAGCTGAACAATCTGGCCACCGATCCGCAGGGACAGCGCACGTTGATCAAGCGGCTGAACAGGCAGTTGAACGAGCTGATTGGCCTGGAGATCGGCGTGGATGATGGTCGTGAGCATCCCGGGCCGCCGTTTCGCTACAGCTGAAAATGAGCTGATTATTCGCCGCGAGGAGGAACTGCTTCCGTTCGGCTGGCTCTATGCGTGATCATCACGCGCATATTCGTAGCAGGCAGAGAGTTAATGGGCAAGCGGGCAAGGCCAGCAGTCTGGCTAGTGGGGGTTGTCGTTGTATTGGCGCTGGTCTGGGCCGCCAGCTGGTTGTGGACGCAGCAGGTCGGCGCGCCGTCAGGCGAGGCAGAACAGGCTGAAGGTGCACCTGAGCCAGTCATTCGTGAATCGGCTGTCGAACCCGGGCAGCAGGTGCTGGTGGTGCAGGGTGAATGGCGCTCGCCGGCGACTGAGCCGGTACGTACGAAGTTGGGCGGCGAGATGATCTGGGCGGTGGAGGATGGCGATATCGTCGAGGCTGGTGCGCTATTGGGGCGGATCGTCTCGGGCCCCCTGCAGGCGCAACTCGGACAGGCCCAGGCTCGCCTGAACGTCGCGAAGCACCAGGCGCGCGCACTCCGCCAGCTGGTAGCCGGAGGTTACGAGCCTCAGGAACGTCTCGACGCCGCCGAAGCCGAGCTCGAAGAGGCCCAGGCAGCTTTCGCTGCGGCAGAGCAGTCGAGTGAAGCCACCCGTATCCGCGCTCCGCTCAGCGGCCGCGTACGAATCCGTCAGGCTTTGCCAGAACAGCTGCCGGAGGGGGAGGAGGTCGCACAGGTGGTCGATCAGGATCCTTTGCTTATCAAAGTCCGGGTACCGGAGGACCACGCTGCCCGGCTTCGCGTCGGGGCTGTTGCACGTGTCGATCTGCCCGGTGCGGGGACGGTCGAAGGGCGCGTCATGTCTCTCGGCAAGAGGGGCGAGCAGGGGGCGGCGATCGCGGCGGAAATTGCGCTGCCAAACCCAGATCATGTCGCACCTGACGCCTCGCCAGTCGAGGTAAGACTGCCGCTCTGAGAAGCCTACCGTTTGGCGGAAATTCCTGCCGCCGGGCGGCCCAGGGGTCGGGCAGGCGATGCTCTGAAACAGATCGCCTCCAACGCCTTGGTAGGGATCAGCGGACATCAGGTGGCGATCATCTGCGAAGGGTGAGCTAGAGGCGTTGCGCATCCCTGGCGCTCGCTTCGCAGTGCGCACGCAGATCATGCCGATGGAGCGCTGAACGGTCATGCGGGGGCGCGGCCCCTCAGCTAGACTAACCGCACTGGCTCGTTGAGGGATCTATGCGGTTAAGAACGTGGTTGTTGCTGGGCGTTGCAGTGTTGGCCGGGGTCTATCTGATCCGCTATGAGTCCCATCATTCCTACTACCAATCTCTTTTTCTCAGCCGTTACGCG
Above is a window of Halopseudomonas nanhaiensis DNA encoding:
- the pilB gene encoding type IV-A pilus assembly ATPase PilB, translated to MNSSVLSGLARRIVQDQLLDSQTAGKATTQANLDKIPLITYLVQKKLAEARDLAMVCAEEFGYPYLDLSVIDKDHQPKDLVSEKLIRQHGVLPLYKRGSRLYLAISDPTNQQALSDIQFSTGLMTDAVIVEDDKLHAAIEKFLDSPSGGLGEMGDADLEDLEIESGEDDKKEATATDTDDAPIVRFVNKMLLDAVKIGSSDLHFEPYEKIYRVRFRTDGILHEVAKPPAQLGVKIAARLKVMSSMDMAERRKPQDGRIKLKISKTKAIDFRVNTLPTLWGEKVVLRILDSESAKLGIDALGYEDDQKQMYLSALARPQGMILVTGPTGSGKTVSLYTGLNILNTMERNISTAEDPVEINLEGINQVNVNPKQGMDFAQALRAFLRQDPDVIMVGEIRDLETAEIAIKAAQTGHMVMSTLHTNSAAETLTRLRNMGVPSFNIATSVNLIIAQRLARRLCKTCKKPVDLPREVLTEEGFTASQIAAGLTIYEPVGCENCKDGYKGRVGIYEVVRITPAMQRIIMEDGNSIQISEVAQQDGFRTLRHSALIKAEQGVTSLAEVNRVTKD
- a CDS encoding pilin → MRLKEVSGFTLIELMIVVAIVGILAAIALPAYQDYADRSNVSACLGEASAHVKARAASLQSNTALSDYASAACAAAPAPTNPNPTAIAGLTGTVTFTAKDSAATTIICDWATTSCTIP
- a CDS encoding LysR family transcriptional regulator, producing MNLQQLRHFVAVVEHGHFARAAEAIHLSQPALSRSIQTLESQLGCKLLDRHSRGISLTAHGELVLEHARRLLSGSRALTNAVAQLRNLEAGELRLGAGPYPAARLVPAAMGQMAMAYPGVQIRLTIDGPAGLQRRLLDDDLELFIADTRVLLGDPLLDVEPLTPHRGVIFCRPDHPLASLAAVPDEALTAYPLAAASLPKSVEQQLARVQSRAQPISIYCDNFVALRAMARTTDVLGVAPWDAVADDVGAGSLTVLTLASPIVEHSSYGLVSRAGHSLSPAARVFAEQLRIEDKRALPSRTSPMTGKIS
- a CDS encoding sulfatase-like hydrolase/transferase, with product MKRRDVLKWAGALSIGGLASPVRAEHVGAAADLGATQEQPVVAQSRGDRKLNILLIVTDQERAYADLPPQLDLPGHEALLASGVSLGNFHVNTTPCSPSRSTMFTGQHTQHTRVTANLGLPPFRELSSDLPTIGHMLRGQGYYTAYKGKWHLSHIAETGNLTYGVVNPTIDALEPFGFSEYNLHGDPHGSHLTGFVFDKLTASDTAAWLHKHAGDTDPWFLAVNFVNPHDIMFYSSGIQQERSRLRQNYLGPISPGPTNGLYAKQWDLPLPASFYKDDLSTKPWAQRADVRLCNGIYGQIQPDDEVCWKGLQSYYFNCIRDVDQSIAQVLDALKASGRDQDTIVILTSDHGEMGGAHKLRQKGPHMYKENTRVNFIVRHPDIQRPFISDALGSSVDLAPTLLEFAGMDPRTRAERYPALAGVSLADSLGGAERRSVRDRRGHLFNYGVTMYIDPDFTEGFMAHADAVSPMAILRESIRQGKFGPSLDNRALFRGVHDGRYKFARYFAPSDHHIPRTFSMLTERNDLELYDTLEDPHELNNLATDPQGQRTLIKRLNRQLNELIGLEIGVDDGREHPGPPFRYS
- a CDS encoding efflux RND transporter periplasmic adaptor subunit, which gives rise to MGVVVVLALVWAASWLWTQQVGAPSGEAEQAEGAPEPVIRESAVEPGQQVLVVQGEWRSPATEPVRTKLGGEMIWAVEDGDIVEAGALLGRIVSGPLQAQLGQAQARLNVAKHQARALRQLVAGGYEPQERLDAAEAELEEAQAAFAAAEQSSEATRIRAPLSGRVRIRQALPEQLPEGEEVAQVVDQDPLLIKVRVPEDHAARLRVGAVARVDLPGAGTVEGRVMSLGKRGEQGAAIAAEIALPNPDHVAPDASPVEVRLPL